A portion of the Segatella copri DSM 18205 genome contains these proteins:
- a CDS encoding InlB B-repeat-containing protein codes for MKSIIRYSFITWLLLLLGSTMLMASLPADDDFNPSSPPEPNVRFKVEVVSSPYAYSSGSGKYLQGENVYISTSSSNENYQFSYWKKDGERYTDQQYFSYTMTDENVVFEAVYDYVPVNPAEPSPMNKYRLYLDSDDSGNCSFNRASGEKVEAGMSVWLNAYLSMGYKFLGWYKGEELINKEQSFYYTMPTEDVRITAHVAYSPESPADPSGPGQDNVDTGISQVALPSKISQAYHLDGTKAAALQPGQVYIINHKKVLVR; via the coding sequence ATGAAAAGTATTATAAGATATAGTTTTATCACATGGTTGCTGCTCTTATTGGGCAGCACCATGCTGATGGCATCGCTACCCGCAGACGATGATTTCAACCCTTCTAGCCCACCAGAGCCTAATGTGAGGTTTAAGGTAGAAGTCGTTTCTTCTCCTTATGCCTATTCTTCGGGCAGTGGTAAGTATCTGCAGGGGGAGAATGTTTATATCAGTACGTCTTCCAGCAATGAGAACTACCAGTTTTCTTATTGGAAGAAGGATGGTGAAAGATATACCGACCAGCAGTATTTCTCATACACAATGACCGATGAGAACGTAGTGTTTGAGGCTGTATACGATTATGTGCCTGTCAACCCTGCCGAACCTTCGCCAATGAACAAATATCGCCTTTATCTGGATAGTGACGACAGTGGCAACTGTTCGTTTAATCGGGCGAGTGGCGAGAAAGTAGAGGCGGGTATGTCCGTATGGCTTAATGCCTATCTTAGTATGGGGTATAAGTTCTTGGGATGGTATAAGGGTGAAGAACTGATAAATAAGGAACAGAGTTTCTATTATACCATGCCTACCGAGGACGTTAGGATTACTGCCCATGTGGCGTATAGTCCTGAGAGTCCTGCCGACCCTAGTGGTCCAGGACAAGATAATGTGGATACGGGTATCAGTCAGGTGGCTCTACCTTCTAAGATAAGTCAGGCTTATCATCTTGATGGTACTAAGGCTGCCGCTTTACAGCCTGGTCAAGTATACATTATTAATCATAAGAAAGTATTGGTAAGATAA
- a CDS encoding leucine-rich repeat domain-containing protein → MKRFLLLSVMFCIGVLHSLAQNFDYADENGVTWNCYASSGYNLSDGTWVNAPNVQINGASGYGDEVFVPSYIPYQGKDYPVLQMGSIFRDNKTLKKVTLPKTLKTLLGDTFQNCSALTEVENTEQITSCGYNAFYNCSSLKSIDLSSCENVASMTFYQCNNLQTVTLKDCKSIGSNAFQGCSSLTTVGDISKCKNIDPYAFNGCYSLKSVDLSSCATLGEYAFSDCNSLTSVGNTSLLTSISEYAFSGCSNLKTVNLSNCTAIDKYAFYECKKLESIDISSSKYLGEYAFQNCSNLKDIKGLDKFTIIPSFAFSNTAITSLDLPLCEVVGDGAFYNCSKLESISLPICTTINGGVKTNQWSSVYGTFANCTKLQKLDLPKCTNISGYAFQNCTNLASLNIPVCQSLGVYSFGSCNSLNEVALPATIRSLGYRCFDGNTLLTLNSTEIPELEDKGNNYVMSSEEVADTLSLGKNVLVIVPEAMLSSYQNAEVWKDIKDRIFPMGTQFDYNIEATAQATTSGIQKAIPQDKLRSVVSLKVKGSINSYDIMIMRNKMDNLHYLDLSEVDVVANPYEYYTGYCSQDSVLGPHSFADLSKLLTVKLPNSVRYINCAFANCRNLKSVVLPESLISMNYYGNDYNMGGMYHPMGEEGSFSGCSMLKEVIMPSCQNLGYKTFFGCYALEGIVLPKNLKHIGSNTFENCSSLKSVILPDSVESIGSYAFYNCFNLKSIQFPPSLRTIANHAFQSCSNLESISLPGLTTIEESTFDGCSKLQEVRVPSTLERIGDKAFNNCNNLNNVYTYTVLPINIDQNTFTNFKATTLWVPTQSFDNYYWNTQWSQFREIKEFDEPYDFFYLDNVFVLSKRFEGDPNIDIKDNGALKVVGTDRQEANLVTVKSNGGANTGSDSGNGGGGTIIADGNLDAKQLKFEITMNANQWYFLSFPFNIKFANIKAPGKYVIRKYDGEARANKGYGGWVDLAENEDSLRRGVGYIFQTSTAGVFVLNVEKDQFGNMEAKDISQKLGNYSARNVQDASWNFIGNVQTSYMDVADLGYDAPITYWNGSTYEAARPGDDELILHPFQAFFVQKPADVDKIEFKAEDRQTKEEATAKSGKARARRLEKGITPDRLLINLAITDGKNTDKTRVVFNAKKSQAYEMECDAAKFEAVSDAPQLYSVEAQAGNLAINERPMGSVNLGFAVKKSGNYSISASRMDQPMLLQDNETGATYDLTDGDYQFAADAGSYNSRFVLVPTRGTTGIADIINKTGVNIMPTEQGINFSGLNGKTVSVYSTNGMLLATRDFDGMLNLSTGVYLVKVDGMTTKVMVK, encoded by the coding sequence ATGAAACGATTTTTACTTTTATCAGTCATGTTCTGTATCGGAGTTTTGCATAGTTTGGCGCAAAACTTTGATTATGCAGACGAAAATGGAGTAACGTGGAACTGTTACGCCTCGTCCGGGTATAACTTATCTGATGGTACTTGGGTGAATGCCCCGAATGTCCAAATTAATGGGGCTTCTGGATATGGGGATGAGGTGTTTGTGCCTTCGTATATTCCTTATCAAGGAAAAGACTATCCTGTATTACAAATGGGTAGTATCTTTCGAGATAATAAGACTTTGAAGAAAGTTACTTTACCAAAGACTTTGAAAACTCTTTTGGGGGATACTTTTCAGAATTGTAGTGCTCTTACTGAGGTTGAGAATACTGAGCAAATAACTAGTTGCGGCTATAATGCTTTTTATAATTGTAGCTCTCTTAAGTCTATCGATTTAAGTTCTTGTGAGAATGTTGCTAGTATGACTTTTTATCAATGTAATAATCTTCAAACTGTTACATTAAAAGATTGTAAGAGTATAGGTTCAAATGCTTTTCAAGGATGTAGTTCTCTTACTACAGTTGGAGATATTTCAAAATGTAAGAATATTGATCCCTACGCTTTTAATGGTTGTTACTCTTTAAAATCAGTGGACCTTAGTAGTTGTGCTACTCTTGGAGAATATGCTTTTTCTGATTGTAATAGTCTTACATCTGTAGGTAATACATCTTTACTTACTTCAATAAGTGAATATGCTTTTTCTGGTTGTTCTAATCTTAAAACAGTCAATCTGTCTAATTGTACAGCAATTGATAAATATGCATTTTATGAATGTAAGAAACTAGAAAGTATTGATATTTCTAGTAGTAAATATCTTGGAGAATATGCTTTCCAAAATTGCTCTAATCTTAAGGATATAAAAGGCTTAGATAAATTTACTATAATTCCATCTTTTGCATTCAGTAATACTGCCATAACTTCTTTGGATTTGCCTCTTTGTGAAGTTGTTGGTGATGGTGCTTTCTATAACTGCTCAAAACTTGAATCAATTTCTTTGCCTATCTGTACTACAATAAATGGTGGAGTGAAAACTAACCAATGGAGCAGCGTTTATGGTACATTCGCAAACTGTACCAAATTACAGAAGTTAGATTTGCCTAAGTGTACAAATATTTCTGGATATGCTTTCCAAAATTGTACAAACTTGGCATCCCTCAATATTCCTGTTTGCCAATCATTAGGCGTTTACTCATTTGGTTCTTGCAATAGTTTGAACGAAGTGGCTCTTCCTGCTACTATCAGGAGCCTTGGTTATCGATGCTTTGATGGAAATACTTTGTTGACTCTCAATTCTACAGAGATTCCTGAATTAGAGGATAAGGGTAATAATTATGTTATGTCTAGTGAGGAGGTGGCTGATACATTGTCTCTTGGCAAGAATGTATTAGTTATAGTTCCTGAAGCAATGCTTTCTAGTTATCAGAATGCAGAAGTTTGGAAAGACATAAAGGATAGGATATTCCCAATGGGAACTCAATTCGATTATAATATTGAGGCGACTGCACAGGCAACAACCTCTGGTATTCAGAAAGCTATTCCACAAGATAAACTGAGAAGTGTTGTTTCTCTGAAAGTAAAGGGTAGCATTAATAGTTACGACATTATGATTATGCGTAACAAGATGGATAATCTCCATTATTTGGATTTGTCAGAGGTAGATGTTGTAGCTAATCCTTACGAATACTATACAGGTTATTGTTCACAAGATAGTGTGCTTGGACCTCACTCTTTTGCAGACCTCAGTAAACTGCTTACTGTTAAGTTGCCTAATAGTGTAAGGTACATAAATTGCGCATTTGCTAATTGTAGGAATCTTAAGTCTGTTGTTCTTCCAGAAAGTTTAATCTCTATGAACTATTATGGTAATGATTATAATATGGGTGGTATGTACCATCCTATGGGAGAAGAAGGCTCTTTTTCTGGTTGCTCAATGCTTAAGGAGGTCATTATGCCTTCTTGTCAAAATTTAGGTTATAAAACATTCTTCGGCTGTTATGCCTTAGAAGGAATTGTTCTTCCTAAAAATCTCAAACATATAGGTAGTAATACTTTTGAGAACTGTAGTTCATTAAAGAGTGTTATTCTTCCTGATAGTGTAGAATCAATAGGTTCTTATGCATTCTATAATTGCTTTAATCTGAAGTCTATTCAGTTTCCTCCATCATTACGAACAATTGCTAATCATGCATTCCAGTCTTGCTCAAATCTTGAGAGTATCAGTCTCCCAGGCTTAACCACTATTGAAGAGAGTACTTTCGATGGTTGTAGCAAACTACAGGAAGTAAGAGTACCTAGCACATTGGAGCGTATCGGTGACAAGGCTTTCAATAATTGCAACAATTTGAACAACGTATATACTTATACCGTTCTCCCTATCAACATCGACCAGAATACGTTTACCAATTTCAAGGCTACTACTCTTTGGGTGCCAACACAGAGTTTTGACAACTACTATTGGAATACCCAGTGGAGCCAGTTCCGTGAGATTAAGGAGTTTGATGAGCCTTATGACTTTTTCTATCTTGACAACGTGTTCGTTCTCTCTAAACGATTCGAGGGCGACCCAAACATCGACATCAAGGACAATGGTGCCTTGAAGGTTGTAGGCACAGACAGACAGGAGGCTAACCTTGTTACAGTAAAGAGTAATGGTGGAGCTAATACAGGCTCAGACTCAGGCAATGGTGGTGGTGGTACTATCATCGCTGATGGCAACTTGGATGCTAAGCAACTGAAGTTTGAAATCACTATGAATGCCAACCAGTGGTACTTCCTGAGCTTCCCATTCAATATTAAGTTTGCCAACATCAAGGCTCCTGGCAAGTATGTTATCCGCAAATATGATGGCGAAGCACGTGCCAACAAGGGTTATGGCGGTTGGGTAGACTTGGCTGAGAACGAGGATTCTCTCCGTCGAGGTGTAGGCTATATCTTCCAGACATCTACAGCAGGTGTATTTGTCTTGAACGTAGAGAAAGACCAATTTGGCAACATGGAGGCTAAGGATATTTCTCAGAAGTTAGGAAATTACTCTGCTCGCAATGTACAGGATGCCAGCTGGAACTTTATCGGTAATGTGCAGACCAGTTATATGGATGTTGCTGACTTGGGTTATGATGCGCCTATCACTTATTGGAATGGTTCTACCTATGAGGCAGCTCGTCCAGGTGATGATGAACTGATATTGCATCCTTTCCAGGCATTCTTTGTTCAGAAACCTGCGGATGTAGACAAAATCGAGTTTAAGGCTGAAGACCGCCAGACCAAGGAGGAAGCTACTGCCAAGTCGGGCAAGGCAAGAGCAAGAAGACTGGAGAAGGGTATAACCCCAGACCGTTTGCTTATTAATCTCGCTATCACGGATGGCAAGAATACAGATAAAACTCGTGTTGTGTTTAATGCCAAGAAGAGCCAGGCATACGAAATGGAATGTGATGCAGCTAAGTTTGAGGCAGTATCAGATGCTCCTCAACTCTATTCTGTTGAAGCCCAGGCAGGCAACCTTGCTATCAACGAGCGACCAATGGGTAGTGTAAACCTTGGCTTCGCTGTGAAGAAGTCTGGTAATTATTCCATCTCTGCTTCTCGTATGGACCAGCCTATGTTGCTGCAAGACAATGAGACAGGTGCAACTTACGACTTAACTGATGGTGACTATCAGTTTGCTGCCGATGCAGGTTCATATAACAGCCGTTTCGTTCTAGTTCCTACAAGAGGTACTACAGGCATAGCCGATATCATCAACAAGACTGGTGTTAATATAATGCCTACAGAGCAGGGGATCAACTTCAGTGGCTTGAATGGCAAGACTGTTTCCGTATATTCTACCAACGGTATGTTGCTCGCCACAAGAGACTTTGATGGTATGCTCAATCTTTCTACTGGCGTATATCTCGTAAAGGTAGACGGTATGACCACTAAGGTTATGGTAAAATAA
- a CDS encoding ATP-binding protein: MKRNAIKYLYQWKASNDRKPLIMLGARQVGKTWLMQEFAKEAYTRSAYVNFEDNEMLREVFAHDFDIPRIINSIQWSTGVSIDENTLIILDEIQEAPRGITALKYFAEKAPQYHVVAAGSLLGIAMHQNDSFPVGKVDFMHLYPLTFFEFLDAIGESRMVELLMSKDWNMITMFRNKFEECLRQYYLVGGMPAVVQSFASERNLAKVRSIQKGILEAYERDFSKHAPAIEVPRIRMVWKSIPSQLAKENKKFIYGAVKEGARAKDFELAIEWLKDAGLVYKVNRCKKALLPLAAYEDFSAFKLFLSDVGLMGAMSNIPAQSLLEGNVLFSDFKGALTEQYVLQQLKEKSSLSIYYWSAENSRGEIDFLVQDEERIIPIEVKAEENLQAKSLRVFVERNQGLKGMRLSMSPYREQDWLANYPLYSVSAIFG, encoded by the coding sequence ATGAAGAGAAATGCCATCAAATACCTATATCAATGGAAAGCAAGCAACGACCGAAAGCCGTTGATTATGCTTGGAGCCCGCCAGGTTGGCAAAACCTGGCTGATGCAGGAATTTGCCAAAGAGGCCTATACCCGTAGTGCGTATGTAAACTTCGAAGACAATGAAATGCTCCGGGAAGTTTTTGCACATGACTTTGATATTCCCCGTATTATCAATAGCATACAATGGAGTACAGGAGTTTCTATTGATGAAAATACGCTTATTATCCTTGATGAGATACAAGAAGCACCCAGGGGTATCACCGCATTAAAGTATTTTGCAGAAAAAGCACCTCAATATCATGTCGTAGCTGCAGGTTCATTGCTCGGAATTGCGATGCATCAGAATGACTCTTTTCCTGTAGGTAAGGTAGATTTCATGCATTTATATCCCCTCACATTCTTTGAATTTCTAGATGCAATCGGTGAAAGCCGTATGGTAGAACTGCTTATGTCAAAGGATTGGAATATGATAACTATGTTCCGGAATAAATTCGAAGAATGCCTGCGACAGTATTATCTGGTCGGGGGAATGCCGGCTGTAGTCCAGTCTTTTGCCAGCGAGAGGAATCTGGCTAAAGTCAGAAGCATTCAAAAAGGAATCCTTGAAGCGTATGAGCGTGATTTTTCCAAACATGCCCCGGCTATAGAAGTTCCACGTATCCGAATGGTTTGGAAATCCATCCCATCCCAGCTTGCCAAGGAAAACAAGAAATTCATCTATGGTGCCGTGAAGGAAGGTGCCAGAGCAAAGGATTTTGAACTCGCCATTGAATGGCTGAAAGATGCAGGGTTGGTCTATAAGGTAAACCGCTGTAAGAAAGCCTTGTTGCCATTGGCTGCATACGAGGATTTCTCTGCTTTCAAATTATTCCTGTCTGATGTGGGACTGATGGGTGCCATGAGCAATATTCCTGCCCAAAGCTTGCTGGAAGGAAATGTGCTGTTTTCAGATTTTAAGGGGGCGCTGACAGAGCAGTATGTCCTGCAGCAGCTTAAGGAGAAATCTTCCTTGTCTATCTATTATTGGTCGGCAGAAAATTCACGTGGTGAAATAGATTTTCTAGTGCAGGATGAAGAAAGAATCATTCCGATAGAAGTAAAGGCTGAGGAGAATTTGCAGGCTAAGAGTTTGAGGGTGTTTGTAGAGCGCAATCAGGGATTGAAAGGTATGCGCCTATCCATGTCACCTTATAGAGAGCAGGATTGGCTTGCCAATTATCCATTATATTCCGTGTCTGCAATATTTGGATAA
- a CDS encoding AAA family ATPase, translated as MEQRLIGREAELKLLNEYINSDRSEFIAVYGRRRVGKTFLIRKAVEDHFAFFITGMNGVAKGEQLVNFSISLQKYTHSTTLQTFKSWLLAFYALSQYIETLPEGKKVIFIDELPWMDTAKSGFIPALENFWNSWAVLRNDIKLIVCGSATSWMINNLIRNRGGLHNRLTHHLIVKPFTLHECEEYFKAYHFGYSRKQIAECYMVMGGIPYYLSMMDKSKSLAQNIDQLFFADNAELKDEFNDLYRALFKKSADHIAVVTALATKGMGMTRQELVKASGGKDNGAFSTVLEELEQCGFIRLYEPFSTANKMTSDIRQKRNTLFQLVDFYTLFYFRFIKHNKYQDSCFWSSSQNSQLYHTWAGLSFEMLCLNHIDKIKHALGISGVQTLVCSWRSSNTEKGTQIDLLIDRKDETINICEMKFYKSEFEISKEYEEKLSEKLRIFTEETKTSKSLLLTLITSFGLKQNKHSDIVQKQITMDELFI; from the coding sequence ATGGAACAGAGACTGATAGGAAGAGAAGCAGAACTCAAACTGCTCAATGAATATATAAACTCCGATAGATCAGAGTTTATCGCCGTCTATGGAAGACGACGTGTAGGCAAGACTTTTCTCATCAGAAAAGCCGTAGAGGACCATTTTGCCTTCTTCATTACAGGAATGAACGGAGTTGCTAAAGGCGAACAGCTTGTCAACTTCAGCATTTCCCTGCAAAAATATACCCACTCCACCACTCTTCAGACATTCAAGAGCTGGCTGCTGGCATTCTATGCCCTGTCACAATACATAGAAACACTTCCGGAAGGCAAGAAAGTAATATTCATCGATGAATTGCCATGGATGGATACCGCCAAATCGGGATTCATACCAGCACTGGAAAACTTCTGGAACAGCTGGGCTGTACTGCGCAACGACATCAAACTCATCGTTTGCGGATCCGCCACCTCCTGGATGATCAACAACCTGATTCGCAACCGTGGTGGCTTGCACAACCGACTGACCCATCATCTGATTGTAAAACCATTCACCCTGCACGAATGCGAAGAATACTTCAAGGCTTACCACTTCGGCTACAGCCGAAAACAGATAGCAGAATGCTATATGGTTATGGGAGGAATACCTTATTATCTGTCTATGATGGATAAATCGAAAAGTCTGGCACAGAACATCGACCAGCTTTTTTTCGCAGACAATGCAGAACTGAAAGATGAGTTCAACGACTTATACAGAGCTTTGTTTAAGAAATCAGCCGACCATATCGCCGTGGTTACTGCCCTTGCTACCAAAGGAATGGGTATGACCCGACAGGAACTGGTCAAGGCATCGGGAGGAAAAGATAACGGAGCCTTCTCTACTGTACTGGAAGAATTGGAACAATGCGGATTCATCCGTCTGTATGAACCATTCAGTACAGCCAACAAGATGACTTCCGACATTCGCCAAAAGCGAAACACCTTATTCCAGTTAGTAGATTTCTATACGCTCTTCTACTTCCGTTTCATCAAGCACAACAAGTATCAGGATTCCTGTTTCTGGTCATCCTCCCAAAACAGTCAGCTATACCATACTTGGGCTGGCTTGTCTTTCGAGATGCTTTGTCTAAACCATATAGACAAAATCAAGCACGCCCTGGGAATTTCGGGAGTACAGACCTTGGTTTGCTCATGGCGAAGCAGCAATACAGAAAAGGGAACTCAAATTGACTTGCTGATAGACCGGAAAGATGAAACCATCAATATCTGTGAGATGAAATTCTACAAGAGCGAATTTGAAATCAGCAAGGAATATGAGGAGAAGTTGTCGGAGAAACTGCGTATCTTCACAGAAGAGACAAAGACTTCCAAATCGCTTCTCCTCACATTGATTACTTCTTTCGGATTGAAGCAGAACAAACATAGCGACATCGTACAGAAACAGATTACGATGGATGAATTGTTTATTTAA
- the leuS gene encoding leucine--tRNA ligase, which yields MEYNFREIEKKWHQKWVENKTYKVTEDENKKKFYVLNMFPYPSGAGLHVGHPLGYIASDIYARYKRLNGFNVLNPMGYDAYGLPAEQYAIQTGQHPEVTTIANINRYREQLDKIGFSFDWVREVRTCDPKYYHWTQWAFQKMFNSFFCNSCQKAQPIEKLIKRFEEKGSADLNVAQNEQIDFTAEEWNSYDDVKKQQILMNYRIAYLGETMVNWCPGLGTVLANDEVVNGVSERGGYPVIQKKMQQWCLRTSAYSQRLLDGLETIQWSDSIKETQKNWIGRSEGTEVVFSVKDSDVKFTIFTTRADTMFGVTFMVLAPESEYVQQVTTAEQKEEVEKYLDYVKKRTELDRMANHSVTGVFSGSYAINPFTGEAIPIWISEYVLAGYGTGAIMAVPAHDSRDYAFAKHFNLPIIPLIEGADVSEESFDAKEGIVTNSPVAGKSSMDGFSLNGLTVKEAIAATKKFVTEKGIGRVKVNYRLRDAIFSRQRYWGEPFPVYYKDGMPQMVPEECLPLELPEIETYKPTETGEPPLGRAKKWAWDAEKKEVVDKSLVDNKTVFPLELNTMPGFAGSSAYYLRYMDPHNDEALVSKEADEYWQNVDLYVGGCEHATGHLIYSRFWNKFLFDLGVSCKEEPFQKLVNQGMIQGRSNFVYRINSNDHDKAPVFVSLNLKKDYDVTPIHVDVNIVSNDVLDIEAFKAWRPEYQNAEFILEDGKYICGWAIEKMSKSMFNVVNPDMIVEKYGADTLRLYEMFLGPVEASKPWDTNGIDGCHRFLKKFWGLFYENRTDNFLPSADEAAKPESLKSVHKLIKKVSEDIEKFSYNTSISAFMIAVNELGQQKCRNKELLTDLVILIAPFAPHIAEELWAALGEQGSVCDAAWPKYDEQYLKENDMQLTISFNGKARFQMTFPVDTPNEEIQKQVLEDEKSQKYLEGFNVLKVIIVPKKIVNVVLKK from the coding sequence ATGGAATACAACTTCAGAGAAATCGAGAAGAAATGGCACCAGAAATGGGTCGAGAACAAGACCTACAAGGTGACTGAGGATGAAAACAAGAAGAAATTCTATGTGCTCAACATGTTCCCTTATCCATCAGGAGCTGGTCTGCACGTAGGTCACCCACTTGGTTATATCGCTAGCGATATCTATGCACGCTACAAGCGTTTGAACGGATTTAACGTACTGAACCCTATGGGTTACGATGCGTACGGATTGCCTGCTGAGCAGTATGCTATCCAGACTGGTCAGCACCCAGAGGTAACTACCATAGCCAACATCAACCGCTATCGTGAGCAGCTCGACAAAATCGGCTTCTCTTTCGACTGGGTCCGCGAGGTTCGTACCTGCGACCCTAAGTATTACCATTGGACTCAGTGGGCTTTCCAGAAGATGTTCAACTCATTCTTCTGCAACAGCTGCCAGAAGGCTCAGCCTATCGAGAAGCTCATCAAGCGCTTCGAGGAGAAGGGTTCTGCTGACTTGAACGTAGCTCAGAACGAGCAGATTGACTTCACTGCCGAGGAGTGGAACAGCTACGACGACGTGAAGAAGCAGCAGATTCTGATGAACTACCGCATCGCTTACCTCGGTGAAACCATGGTAAACTGGTGCCCAGGTCTGGGTACTGTGCTTGCCAACGACGAGGTAGTAAACGGCGTAAGTGAGCGTGGCGGTTATCCTGTCATCCAGAAGAAGATGCAGCAGTGGTGCCTGAGAACATCAGCCTACTCTCAGCGTCTGCTCGATGGTTTGGAGACCATCCAGTGGAGCGACAGTATCAAGGAAACCCAGAAAAACTGGATTGGCCGTTCTGAGGGTACAGAGGTAGTATTCTCTGTAAAGGACAGCGACGTGAAGTTTACCATCTTTACCACCCGTGCCGATACTATGTTTGGTGTAACCTTCATGGTTCTGGCTCCAGAGAGCGAATATGTTCAGCAGGTAACTACAGCCGAGCAGAAGGAAGAGGTGGAGAAATATCTCGACTACGTGAAGAAGCGTACCGAGCTTGACCGTATGGCTAACCATAGTGTAACCGGTGTATTCTCAGGAAGTTATGCCATCAATCCATTCACTGGCGAGGCAATCCCAATATGGATTTCAGAATATGTATTGGCTGGATATGGTACAGGTGCCATTATGGCTGTGCCAGCTCACGATAGCCGTGACTATGCCTTTGCCAAGCACTTCAACCTGCCTATCATTCCTCTTATCGAGGGTGCTGATGTTTCAGAGGAGAGCTTCGATGCCAAGGAAGGTATCGTAACCAACTCACCTGTAGCAGGCAAGAGCAGCATGGATGGCTTCTCTCTGAACGGACTCACCGTGAAGGAGGCTATCGCAGCTACCAAGAAATTTGTTACCGAGAAGGGCATCGGCCGAGTAAAGGTAAACTATCGTCTCCGCGACGCCATCTTCTCACGCCAGCGCTACTGGGGTGAGCCATTCCCAGTATATTACAAGGACGGAATGCCACAGATGGTTCCTGAGGAGTGCCTGCCACTCGAATTGCCTGAGATTGAGACCTATAAGCCAACAGAAACTGGCGAGCCACCATTGGGCAGAGCCAAGAAGTGGGCTTGGGATGCCGAGAAAAAAGAGGTGGTTGACAAGAGCCTCGTAGATAACAAGACCGTATTCCCACTGGAGCTCAACACCATGCCAGGTTTCGCAGGTTCTTCTGCTTACTATCTGCGCTACATGGATCCTCACAACGATGAGGCACTCGTAAGCAAGGAGGCTGATGAGTACTGGCAGAATGTAGACCTCTACGTAGGTGGTTGCGAACATGCTACCGGTCACTTGATTTACTCTCGTTTCTGGAACAAGTTCCTCTTCGACCTCGGCGTAAGCTGCAAGGAAGAGCCATTCCAGAAGCTGGTGAACCAGGGTATGATTCAGGGCCGTTCTAACTTCGTTTACCGCATCAACAGCAATGACCACGACAAGGCTCCTGTATTCGTAAGCTTGAACCTGAAGAAGGATTACGACGTAACTCCTATCCACGTAGATGTAAACATCGTAAGCAACGATGTTTTGGATATCGAGGCATTCAAGGCTTGGCGCCCTGAGTATCAGAACGCTGAGTTCATCCTGGAGGATGGCAAGTACATCTGCGGATGGGCTATCGAGAAGATGTCTAAGAGTATGTTCAACGTAGTAAATCCAGATATGATTGTCGAGAAGTATGGTGCTGATACCCTACGTCTCTACGAAATGTTCCTGGGTCCTGTAGAGGCCAGCAAGCCTTGGGATACCAACGGTATCGACGGTTGCCACCGCTTCCTGAAGAAGTTCTGGGGTCTGTTCTACGAGAACCGTACCGACAACTTCCTTCCATCAGCCGACGAGGCAGCGAAGCCAGAGAGTCTGAAGAGCGTTCACAAGCTCATCAAGAAGGTAAGCGAGGATATCGAGAAGTTCTCTTACAACACATCTATCTCAGCCTTCATGATTGCCGTGAACGAACTCGGTCAGCAGAAGTGCCGCAACAAGGAACTCCTGACAGATCTCGTCATCCTCATTGCTCCATTCGCTCCACACATCGCAGAAGAGTTGTGGGCAGCACTTGGCGAGCAGGGCAGCGTTTGCGATGCAGCATGGCCTAAGTATGATGAGCAGTATCTGAAGGAGAACGATATGCAGCTCACTATTTCCTTCAATGGTAAAGCTCGTTTCCAGATGACTTTCCCTGTGGATACTCCTAACGAGGAAATCCAGAAGCAGGTATTGGAAGACGAGAAGAGCCAGAAGTACTTGGAAGGATTCAACGTGTTGAAGGTGATTATCGTACCAAAGAAGATCGTCAACGTAGTGTTGAAAAAGTAA